A section of the Flavobacteriales bacterium genome encodes:
- a CDS encoding response regulator, protein MNHPRILVVEDEALIRKDIERSLTLLGYDVAGSTGDAEEAVHLAMEQRPDMVLMDIRLRSAMTGIDAAKVIRTDMGIPVVFLTAFSEDSTLNEAKLAEPLGYIVKPFTEAALRSNIEIALFKGGEEVKLRMERDRLMRSVGKGQDDDHVFIKHKGRSVRVAFREIEHIEALKDYASFHLKDRRYVVHGTMQEFEAMLPGRDFMRIHRSHIVRLDRIQSIDDGDVILEGGGKRIPIGRTYMSRLLALIPQV, encoded by the coding sequence ATGAACCATCCCCGCATCCTGGTCGTCGAGGACGAAGCCCTGATCCGCAAGGACATCGAACGCAGCCTCACCCTGCTGGGCTATGATGTGGCCGGCAGCACCGGCGATGCGGAGGAAGCGGTGCATCTGGCCATGGAACAACGGCCGGACATGGTGCTGATGGACATCCGTCTCCGCAGCGCCATGACGGGCATCGACGCCGCCAAGGTGATCCGCACCGACATGGGCATCCCCGTGGTCTTCCTCACCGCGTTCTCGGAGGACAGCACGCTCAACGAGGCCAAACTGGCGGAACCGCTGGGCTACATCGTGAAACCCTTCACCGAGGCCGCCCTCCGCTCCAACATCGAGATCGCGCTCTTCAAGGGCGGAGAGGAGGTCAAGCTCCGCATGGAACGGGACCGGCTCATGCGCTCAGTGGGAAAAGGGCAGGACGACGACCACGTGTTCATCAAGCACAAGGGACGTTCGGTACGCGTGGCCTTCCGCGAGATCGAGCACATCGAGGCGCTGAAGGATTATGCCTCCTTCCACCTGAAGGACCGCCGCTACGTGGTGCACGGCACCATGCAGGAGTTCGAGGCCATGCTGCCCGGGCGCGACTTCATGCGCATCCATCGCTCCCACATCGTGCGGCTTGACCGGATCCAGAGCATCGACGATGGCGATGTGATCCTGGAGGGCGGCGGCAAGCGCATCCCCATCGGGCGCACCTACATGAGCCGCCTGCTGGCGCTCATCCCCCAGGTCTGA
- a CDS encoding type 1 periplasmic binding fold superfamily protein: MSLPFNPSAHCAGTTIIMNPTIHAALRGLAFLLLIITLLPSCKKDEPGASGPPANEEELITTIRLHFHSVGGTEHKHWTYRDIDGPGGNDPVLEVDSLSSDSVYHVEIEVLDESVSPADTITAEIEAEGADHQFFFQPSGVNITVAYDDADVNGRPIGLRSIWTIGAPGSGSMLITLRHEPDKTAPGVSTGDISNAGGDTDIAPNFTSVVVD, translated from the coding sequence ATGTCCCTTCCATTCAACCCTTCGGCGCACTGCGCCGGAACGACCATCATCATGAACCCGACGATCCACGCCGCCCTGCGCGGCCTTGCCTTCCTGCTCCTGATCATCACCCTCCTGCCATCCTGCAAGAAGGACGAACCCGGTGCGAGCGGCCCACCGGCCAATGAAGAGGAGCTCATCACCACCATTCGCCTCCACTTCCATTCGGTGGGCGGCACCGAGCACAAGCATTGGACCTACCGCGACATCGACGGCCCCGGCGGCAACGACCCCGTCCTTGAGGTGGACAGCCTGTCGTCCGATTCCGTTTACCACGTGGAGATCGAGGTGCTCGACGAAAGCGTGAGCCCCGCCGACACCATCACCGCCGAGATCGAGGCTGAAGGGGCCGACCATCAGTTCTTCTTCCAACCCAGCGGCGTGAACATCACCGTCGCCTACGACGATGCCGACGTGAACGGCCGGCCCATCGGACTGCGCTCGATCTGGACGATCGGTGCTCCCGGCAGCGGATCCATGCTGATCACCCTGCGCCACGAACCGGACAAGACGGCGCCCGGCGTCTCCACCGGCGACATCAGCAATGCCGGTGGCGATACCGACATCGCACCGAACTTCACTTCCGTGGTGGTGGATTGA